One region of Catenuloplanes indicus genomic DNA includes:
- a CDS encoding S8 family serine peptidase, with amino-acid sequence MRLHIRRAIAALSASTAAVALLPGTATASPPPLQVHNGRSVTLITGDRVTVHQGSVEVRRGPGREHVRFATTRHDGRVSVIPSDAAPLLGTGRVDPRLFDVTTLIEFGYDDRRAGLPLIVRGGTGNARAARALPGGMSAIEADRTGATWKSLTGAAAARRAGNPEIWLDGIRTPTLTESVPQIGAPAAWQAGLDGTGATVAVLDTGVDGNHPDLAGKVAGAQNFTEGEEDDADHVGHGTHVASTIAGKQGVAPGASLLSGKVCVTFGCSDSWILAGMQWAAEQGADVVNMSLGGRDTPGLDPLEEAVQTLTEEYGTLFVIAAGNSGELGDQTVESPGSADAALTVGAVDKRENLAVFSSRGPRRGDFAIKPEITAPGVDIVAAEAGTTGHVGMSGTSMATPHVAGAAAILAGQHDDWTAERLKATLVGSAKPNPEIPVGAQGAGRVDVARAITQTVSASPATLNYGRQRWPHSDDAPAAQTLTYRNSGTSALDLDLSVSDTPSGLITLSAATVTVPAGGTATVTVTADTSAEMADRFYAGHVTATAGDLVVRTPFGVDREVESYDMTLDVRDRAGAPAADGYLTLADLDKRTAQEYPLPITEPVRLPKGRYALTATINGAADTTFGAHPLLDVRETGTVTIDARAAEPVSVTVPNPAAEAALAEAGAEWREGYGASVDAGSFAALYSFNIAPKVSYDGFHAVVHGSFAKRHADGSFTDSPFSYDVQYLIEDTMITGYRHAVRQSELATVTARHARHGTGADAAVKGASPRHDAVSGSFTTSQEYRTLPFTRTEFYNADHGVRWGSFFQEAVVEDGFVSPYYLQFGPPVGYRPGRTVTEQFNKAVFGPSFPDMGFPQTGRQGDDMFIAPPMYGDGAGREGYSAVRTASKTTLYRNGELVGSVDDTGGSFTVPPDAADYRVEITSTLGTPGRLSTSQAATWTFPSAHTDPAGFTALPMSAVVFTPAVNDESVAPKGRAFAVPVRVDRQEGSAAAPNRSLTVEASFDDGRTWARVPVRDGAVQLRHPDRAGFVSLRAVAVDQAGNTVSQTMIRAYEIR; translated from the coding sequence GTGAGACTACACATTCGGCGAGCGATCGCCGCGCTGTCCGCGTCCACCGCGGCCGTCGCCCTGCTCCCGGGCACGGCGACGGCCTCCCCGCCTCCTCTCCAGGTCCACAATGGCCGGTCTGTCACGCTGATCACCGGTGACCGGGTCACGGTCCACCAGGGCTCGGTGGAGGTGCGGCGCGGCCCCGGCCGCGAGCACGTCCGGTTCGCCACCACCAGGCACGACGGGCGCGTGTCCGTCATCCCGTCGGACGCGGCGCCGCTGCTCGGCACCGGGCGGGTCGACCCGCGGCTGTTCGACGTGACCACGCTGATCGAGTTCGGCTACGACGACCGCCGCGCCGGGCTGCCGCTGATCGTGCGCGGCGGCACCGGCAACGCGCGGGCCGCGCGCGCACTGCCCGGCGGGATGTCCGCGATCGAGGCCGACCGCACCGGCGCCACCTGGAAGTCGCTGACCGGCGCCGCTGCCGCGCGCCGGGCCGGCAACCCGGAGATCTGGCTGGACGGCATCCGCACGCCCACGCTGACCGAGAGCGTGCCGCAGATCGGCGCACCGGCTGCCTGGCAGGCCGGACTGGACGGCACCGGTGCCACCGTCGCGGTGCTGGACACCGGCGTCGACGGCAACCACCCGGACCTGGCCGGGAAGGTGGCCGGCGCGCAGAACTTCACCGAGGGAGAGGAGGACGACGCCGACCATGTCGGCCACGGCACCCACGTCGCGTCCACGATCGCCGGCAAGCAGGGCGTCGCCCCCGGCGCGTCGCTGCTCAGCGGCAAGGTCTGCGTGACGTTCGGCTGCAGCGACTCATGGATCCTGGCCGGCATGCAGTGGGCGGCCGAGCAGGGCGCGGACGTGGTCAACATGAGCCTCGGAGGCCGGGACACACCCGGCCTCGACCCGCTCGAGGAGGCCGTGCAGACGCTCACCGAGGAGTACGGCACGCTCTTCGTGATCGCGGCCGGCAACTCCGGTGAGCTGGGCGACCAGACCGTGGAGAGCCCGGGCAGCGCGGACGCGGCGCTGACCGTCGGTGCGGTGGACAAGCGGGAGAACCTCGCGGTCTTCTCCAGCCGGGGCCCGCGCCGGGGCGACTTCGCGATCAAGCCGGAGATCACCGCGCCGGGCGTGGACATCGTCGCGGCCGAGGCCGGGACGACCGGGCACGTCGGCATGTCCGGCACGTCGATGGCCACCCCGCACGTGGCCGGTGCCGCCGCGATCCTGGCCGGGCAGCACGACGACTGGACGGCCGAACGGCTCAAGGCCACGCTGGTCGGCTCCGCGAAGCCGAACCCGGAGATCCCGGTCGGCGCGCAGGGCGCCGGCCGGGTGGACGTGGCGCGCGCGATCACCCAGACCGTGTCCGCGTCGCCGGCCACGCTGAACTACGGCCGGCAGCGGTGGCCGCACTCCGACGACGCGCCGGCCGCACAGACGCTCACGTACCGTAATTCGGGCACCTCGGCTCTTGATCTTGATCTGTCCGTGTCGGACACGCCGTCCGGGCTGATCACGCTGTCGGCCGCCACCGTGACCGTGCCGGCCGGCGGCACCGCGACCGTGACCGTCACCGCGGACACCAGCGCGGAGATGGCCGACCGGTTCTACGCCGGGCACGTCACGGCCACGGCCGGTGACCTGGTGGTGCGCACGCCGTTCGGCGTGGACCGCGAGGTGGAGAGCTACGACATGACGCTCGACGTGCGTGACCGGGCCGGTGCGCCGGCCGCGGACGGGTACCTCACACTCGCCGACCTGGACAAACGGACCGCGCAGGAGTACCCCCTGCCGATCACCGAGCCTGTGCGCCTGCCCAAGGGCCGGTACGCGCTCACCGCGACGATCAACGGCGCGGCGGACACCACGTTCGGCGCGCACCCGCTGCTCGACGTGCGCGAGACAGGGACGGTGACGATCGACGCGCGGGCCGCCGAGCCGGTGTCGGTGACCGTGCCGAACCCGGCGGCCGAGGCCGCGCTGGCCGAGGCCGGGGCGGAATGGCGGGAGGGGTACGGCGCCTCCGTGGACGCGGGCAGCTTCGCGGCGCTGTACAGCTTCAACATCGCGCCGAAGGTCTCCTACGACGGCTTCCACGCGGTCGTCCACGGCAGCTTCGCGAAGCGGCACGCGGACGGCTCGTTCACGGACAGCCCGTTCTCCTACGACGTGCAGTACCTGATCGAGGACACCATGATCACCGGCTACCGGCACGCGGTCCGGCAGTCCGAGCTGGCCACGGTCACGGCCCGGCACGCGCGGCACGGCACCGGCGCGGACGCGGCGGTCAAGGGCGCGTCACCGCGGCACGACGCGGTCTCCGGCAGCTTCACCACCTCCCAGGAATACCGGACGCTGCCGTTCACCCGGACCGAGTTCTACAACGCGGACCACGGCGTACGGTGGGGGTCGTTCTTCCAGGAGGCCGTCGTGGAGGACGGCTTCGTCAGCCCGTACTACCTGCAGTTCGGACCGCCGGTCGGGTACCGGCCGGGCCGTACCGTCACGGAGCAGTTCAACAAGGCAGTGTTCGGCCCGTCCTTCCCGGACATGGGGTTCCCGCAGACCGGCAGGCAGGGCGACGACATGTTCATCGCCCCGCCGATGTACGGCGACGGCGCGGGCCGCGAGGGCTACTCGGCCGTGCGCACCGCGTCGAAGACCACGCTCTACCGCAACGGTGAGCTGGTCGGCTCGGTGGACGACACCGGCGGCTCGTTCACGGTGCCGCCGGACGCGGCCGACTACCGCGTGGAGATCACCAGCACGCTCGGCACGCCGGGCCGGCTCTCCACGTCGCAGGCCGCGACCTGGACGTTCCCGTCCGCGCACACGGACCCGGCCGGCTTCACGGCGCTGCCCATGTCCGCGGTGGTGTTCACCCCGGCGGTGAACGACGAGAGCGTGGCGCCGAAGGGCCGGGCGTTCGCGGTGCCGGTGCGGGTCGACCGGCAGGAGGGCTCGGCCGCGGCCCCGAACCGGTCGCTGACCGTGGAGGCGTCGTTCGACGACGGGAGGACGTGGGCACGGGTGCCGGTGCGGGACGGCGCCGTGCAGCTGCGGCACCCGGACCGGGCCGGTTTCGTCTCGCTTCGGGCGGTCGCGGTCGACCAGGCCGGTAACACGGTCAGCCAGACCATGATCCGGGCGTACGAGATCCGCTGA
- a CDS encoding S8 family serine peptidase, with product MRRVIAALSVSAAFVAVLPSTATAAPAAVPVRATAGQAAPAVTLITGDRVTVHRGDRLELTRGAGREHIRFATRTVDGRTSVIPSDAVPLLGAGRLDPRLFDITTLIEFGYDDRRADLPLIVEGASPAGARAARALPGGMSAVRADRAGQTWKSLTAGDQGARRGGGKIWLDGLRRPSLDVSVPQIGAPAAWQAGLDGTGTTVAVLDTGVDETHPDLSGQVAAAQNFIEDEDDRDLVGHGTHVASTIAGTGAASGGRYKGVAPGAKLLDGKVCMTFGCPESSILAGMQWAAEQGADVVNMSLGGTDTTAVDPLEQAVQTLTEEYGTLFVIAAGNAGGDRTVGSPASADSALAVGAVDKTDALADFSSRGPRTGDSAIKPEITAPGVDIIAAKSADGSIGGPAPVAGYTSLSGTSMATPHVAGAAAILAGQHPDWTAELLKSTLIGSAEPNPEIAVTAQGAGRVDVARAITQTVTASPAALSFGLQLWPHADDEVRTETLVYRNGGTAAITLNLAVTPVGGAIPDGLVTLSATTVTVPAGGTAPVTVTVDTAREMPDGFHGGEITATAGDVVVQTPFGVDREVESYDVDLSVLDRTGAAATSGVLIFIAADGRSGVEVGLPATDARLPKGTYSVISLLFEETGATTMATHARFTVDGAETLTIDARQAKPISIRVPERQAAETGVELVVAGPAYGFGLGADTFANNYTLDLGPDERVEGFNSHIAASFARKDANGTFVDSPYSYSLFYLTEGGFFTGYDRTVRQRELATVRASHGKQAATADVGAKGAYPLHPSTFGGLFVLTPYSTLPFDRTEYYNADSGVAWIPVFAESTAGGETPTFQEYGTQTMYKPGRTVREQWNRAVFGPAFPDSGFTFAGRFQDILFAGPALFGDGAGREGYTLAGLGDVSLELYRNGQLIGEVADTYGEFQVPPEKAVYRLDATASRGTPHRLSTSVVASWTFTSENTAGDVIVPLPLSAVVFTPPVDATSVAPKGRTVSVPVTVDAQEGSAAARNRSLTVEASFDDGVTWQRVQVRDGAAQLRHPNRAGFVSLRATAVDRAGNAVTETIIRAYEIR from the coding sequence ATGCGACGTGTAATCGCCGCGCTGTCCGTGTCCGCCGCGTTCGTCGCCGTGCTACCCAGCACGGCGACGGCCGCGCCAGCCGCAGTTCCGGTCCGGGCCACGGCCGGCCAGGCCGCACCGGCCGTCACGCTCATCACCGGTGACCGGGTCACCGTTCACCGGGGAGACCGGCTGGAGCTGACCCGCGGCGCCGGCCGCGAGCACATCCGCTTCGCCACCCGCACCGTCGACGGGCGCACCTCCGTCATCCCGTCCGACGCGGTGCCGCTGCTCGGCGCCGGCCGGCTCGACCCGCGGCTGTTCGACATCACCACGCTGATCGAGTTCGGCTACGACGACCGGCGCGCCGACCTGCCGCTGATCGTCGAGGGCGCGAGCCCGGCCGGTGCCCGCGCCGCGCGGGCGCTGCCCGGCGGCATGTCCGCGGTGCGCGCGGACCGGGCCGGCCAGACCTGGAAGTCGCTCACCGCGGGTGACCAGGGTGCGCGCCGCGGTGGCGGCAAGATCTGGCTGGACGGGCTCCGCCGGCCGTCGCTGGACGTGAGCGTGCCGCAGATCGGCGCACCGGCCGCGTGGCAGGCGGGCCTGGACGGCACCGGCACCACCGTGGCCGTGCTGGACACCGGCGTCGACGAGACCCACCCGGACCTGTCCGGCCAGGTCGCCGCGGCGCAGAACTTCATCGAGGACGAGGACGACCGGGACCTGGTCGGCCACGGCACCCACGTCGCCTCCACGATCGCCGGCACCGGCGCGGCCTCGGGCGGCCGCTACAAGGGTGTGGCGCCCGGCGCGAAGCTGCTGGACGGCAAGGTCTGCATGACGTTCGGCTGCCCGGAGTCGTCGATCCTGGCCGGCATGCAGTGGGCTGCCGAGCAGGGCGCCGACGTGGTCAACATGAGCCTCGGCGGCACGGACACGACCGCGGTCGACCCGCTGGAGCAGGCCGTGCAGACGCTCACCGAGGAGTACGGCACGCTCTTCGTGATCGCGGCCGGCAACGCCGGTGGTGACCGCACCGTCGGCAGCCCGGCCAGCGCGGACTCCGCGCTCGCGGTCGGCGCGGTGGACAAGACGGACGCGCTCGCGGACTTCTCCAGCCGTGGGCCGCGCACCGGCGACTCCGCGATCAAGCCGGAGATCACCGCGCCGGGCGTGGACATCATCGCGGCGAAGAGCGCGGACGGCTCGATCGGCGGTCCCGCACCGGTCGCCGGTTACACGTCGCTGTCCGGCACCTCGATGGCCACGCCGCACGTGGCCGGCGCGGCCGCGATCCTCGCCGGGCAGCACCCGGACTGGACCGCTGAGCTGCTCAAGTCCACGCTGATCGGGTCCGCGGAGCCGAACCCGGAGATCGCGGTGACCGCGCAGGGCGCCGGCCGGGTGGACGTGGCCCGCGCGATCACCCAGACCGTGACCGCGTCGCCGGCCGCGCTCAGCTTCGGCCTCCAGCTGTGGCCGCACGCGGACGACGAGGTGCGGACCGAGACGCTCGTCTACCGCAACGGCGGCACCGCGGCGATCACGCTGAACCTCGCGGTCACGCCGGTCGGCGGCGCGATCCCGGACGGGCTGGTCACGCTGTCCGCCACCACCGTGACCGTGCCGGCCGGCGGCACCGCGCCGGTGACCGTCACGGTCGACACGGCGCGGGAGATGCCGGACGGGTTCCACGGCGGCGAGATCACCGCCACCGCCGGCGACGTGGTGGTGCAGACGCCGTTCGGCGTGGACCGCGAGGTGGAGAGCTACGACGTCGACCTGAGCGTGCTGGACCGGACCGGCGCCGCCGCCACCAGCGGCGTGCTGATCTTCATCGCCGCGGACGGGCGGTCCGGCGTCGAGGTCGGGCTGCCGGCCACGGACGCGCGACTGCCGAAGGGCACCTACTCGGTCATCTCGCTGCTGTTCGAGGAGACCGGGGCCACCACGATGGCCACGCACGCGCGGTTCACGGTGGACGGCGCGGAGACGCTGACCATCGACGCGCGGCAGGCGAAGCCGATCTCGATCCGGGTGCCGGAGCGGCAGGCCGCGGAGACCGGCGTGGAACTCGTCGTGGCCGGGCCGGCCTACGGCTTCGGGCTCGGCGCGGACACGTTCGCGAACAACTACACGCTGGACCTCGGGCCGGACGAGCGGGTCGAGGGCTTCAACTCGCACATCGCCGCGTCGTTCGCGCGGAAGGACGCGAACGGCACGTTCGTGGACAGCCCGTACAGCTACTCGCTGTTCTACCTGACCGAGGGCGGGTTCTTCACCGGGTACGACCGCACCGTGCGGCAGCGTGAGCTGGCCACCGTGCGGGCCTCGCACGGGAAGCAGGCCGCCACCGCGGACGTCGGTGCGAAGGGGGCGTACCCGCTGCACCCGTCGACGTTCGGCGGCCTCTTCGTGCTGACGCCGTACTCCACGCTGCCGTTCGACCGTACCGAGTACTACAACGCGGACAGCGGCGTGGCGTGGATCCCGGTCTTCGCCGAGTCCACCGCGGGTGGCGAGACGCCCACGTTCCAGGAGTACGGCACGCAGACGATGTACAAGCCGGGCCGTACGGTGCGCGAGCAGTGGAACCGGGCCGTGTTCGGGCCCGCGTTCCCGGATTCGGGGTTCACGTTCGCCGGCCGGTTCCAGGACATCCTCTTCGCGGGCCCGGCGCTGTTCGGCGACGGCGCCGGCCGCGAGGGGTACACGCTGGCGGGCCTCGGCGACGTGTCGCTCGAGCTCTACCGGAACGGGCAGCTGATCGGTGAGGTCGCCGACACCTACGGCGAGTTCCAGGTGCCGCCGGAGAAGGCGGTCTACCGCCTGGACGCCACGGCCAGCCGCGGCACGCCGCACCGGCTCTCCACCTCCGTGGTCGCGAGCTGGACGTTCACCTCGGAGAACACGGCCGGGGACGTGATCGTGCCGCTGCCGCTCTCCGCGGTGGTGTTCACGCCGCCGGTCGACGCCACCAGCGTGGCGCCGAAGGGCCGGACGGTCTCCGTGCCGGTGACCGTGGACGCGCAGGAGGGGTCGGCTGCGGCGCGCAACCGGTCGCTGACCGTGGAGGCGTCGTTCGACGACGGCGTCACCTGGCAGCGGGTGCAGGTCCGGGACGGCGCCGCGCAGCTGCGGCACCCGAACCGGGCCGGTTTCGTCTCGCTGCGGGCCACCGCGGTCGACCGGGCCGGCAACGCGGTGACCGAGACGATCATCCGGGCGTACGAGATCCGCTGA
- a CDS encoding error-prone DNA polymerase: protein MGFSNPDVPWAELERKLSGGYVVDPLAVEPDGGDSPAWTRKRPGYEAPERIERGAGEVGYAELHCHTNFSFLDGASHPEELAEEAVRLGLSGLAVTDHDGFYGVVRFAEAAKELGLPTIFGAELSLDLPGPQNGEADPAGEHLLVLAHGPEGYARLAASISRAHLRGGEKGRPDYGSLESVAAELAGNVLVLTGCRKGTVPSALLYDGEDAARRELDRLVGNFGADTVAVELIDHGDPFDGVRNEALAKLAAEMGLPTVATNNVHYATPGRRRLATALAAVRARRSLDEMDGWLPAAATAHLRSGAEMAARFRHFPGAVARTVDFARDLAFDLNLVAPELPDFPVPDGHSEMSWLRELTWRGALRRYGPPEAAPDAYVQLHRELDMIEQLDFPGYFLIVWDIVDFCRRNGIYCQGRGSAANSAVCYALWVTNVDAVRWQLLFERFLAPERDGPPDIDVDIESDRREEVIQYIYRQYGREHAAQVANVISYRPRSAVRDVAKAFGFSPGQQDAWSRQIDRWGSVAAVDVEEIPEHVVEYANALQTFPRHLGIHSGGMVICDRPVIEVCPVEWGRMAGRSVLQWDKDDCASVGLVKFDLLGLGMLSALHYAYDMIELDLDLSAMVLDDPEVYDMLCRADSVGVFQVESRAQMATLPRLKPRTFYDLVIEVALIRPGPIQGGSVHPYIRRKNGREKIEYPHPLMRNALEKTLGVPLFQEQLMQLAIDVAGFDAGEADQLRRAMGSKRSAERMERLKARLYAGMAERGIGGELADDLYVKLSAFASFGFPESHAMSFAYLVYASAWLKRYHPAAFCAALLNAQPMGFYSPQSLVDDARRHGVEVRRPDINHSGAMAALESTPRTVWGGGGPGAPPHSWGLGGPAIRLGLSGVRSISPEVATAIEEERRRNGLYLDIADLSRRVGLSAGHLEALATADAFAGFGMDRRAALWAAGAAAQDRPDRLPMGAPEAPPLPGMEAVDRLYADVWATGLSPESHPVRFIRERLAAAGAVPIVRLKRIDAGTRVLAGGIVTHRQRPATAGGVTFINLEDETGMLNVTCSPGLWVRYRKVARTSSALLVRGVLEKAEGVINLVADRLEAVEAPVSPPSRDFR from the coding sequence GTGGGGTTCAGTAATCCGGACGTGCCGTGGGCGGAGCTGGAACGGAAGTTGTCCGGCGGGTACGTCGTGGATCCGCTGGCCGTGGAGCCGGACGGCGGGGACTCGCCGGCGTGGACGCGGAAGCGGCCCGGTTACGAGGCGCCGGAGCGGATCGAGCGCGGGGCCGGTGAGGTCGGGTACGCGGAGCTGCACTGTCACACGAACTTCAGTTTTCTGGACGGGGCCAGTCATCCGGAGGAGCTGGCCGAGGAGGCGGTACGGCTCGGGCTGAGCGGCCTCGCGGTGACCGATCACGACGGGTTCTACGGTGTGGTGCGATTCGCGGAGGCGGCGAAGGAGCTGGGACTGCCGACGATTTTCGGTGCGGAGCTGTCGCTGGACCTGCCCGGGCCGCAGAACGGGGAGGCGGATCCGGCCGGTGAGCACCTGCTGGTGCTGGCGCACGGGCCGGAGGGGTACGCCCGCCTCGCCGCCTCGATCAGCCGGGCGCACCTGCGCGGCGGCGAGAAGGGGCGGCCGGACTACGGCTCGCTGGAGTCGGTGGCGGCGGAGCTGGCCGGGAACGTGCTGGTGCTGACCGGGTGCCGGAAGGGCACGGTGCCGTCCGCGCTGCTGTACGACGGCGAGGACGCGGCCCGCCGGGAGCTGGACCGGCTGGTCGGCAACTTCGGCGCGGACACCGTGGCGGTGGAGCTGATCGACCACGGCGACCCGTTCGACGGCGTGCGGAACGAGGCGCTGGCGAAGCTGGCCGCGGAGATGGGCCTGCCGACGGTGGCGACGAACAACGTGCACTACGCGACGCCGGGGCGGCGGCGGCTGGCGACCGCGCTGGCGGCGGTGCGGGCCCGGCGCAGCCTGGACGAGATGGACGGCTGGCTGCCCGCGGCCGCGACCGCGCACCTGCGCAGCGGCGCGGAGATGGCGGCGCGGTTCCGGCACTTCCCGGGTGCGGTCGCGCGGACCGTGGACTTCGCCCGGGATCTCGCGTTCGACCTGAACCTGGTGGCGCCGGAGCTGCCGGACTTCCCGGTGCCGGACGGGCACTCGGAGATGAGCTGGCTGCGCGAGCTGACCTGGCGCGGCGCGCTGCGGCGGTACGGGCCGCCGGAGGCCGCGCCGGACGCGTACGTGCAGTTGCACCGCGAGCTGGACATGATCGAGCAGCTCGACTTCCCCGGCTACTTCCTGATCGTCTGGGACATCGTGGACTTCTGCCGGCGCAACGGCATCTACTGCCAGGGGCGCGGGTCGGCGGCGAACTCGGCGGTCTGCTACGCGCTCTGGGTGACGAACGTGGACGCGGTGCGCTGGCAGCTGCTGTTCGAGCGGTTCCTGGCGCCGGAGCGGGACGGGCCGCCGGACATCGACGTGGACATCGAGTCGGACCGGCGCGAGGAGGTCATCCAGTACATCTACCGGCAGTACGGGCGGGAGCACGCGGCCCAGGTGGCGAACGTGATCTCGTACCGGCCGCGGTCCGCGGTGCGGGACGTCGCGAAGGCGTTCGGGTTCTCGCCGGGCCAGCAGGACGCGTGGAGCCGGCAGATCGACCGGTGGGGCTCGGTCGCGGCGGTGGACGTGGAGGAGATCCCGGAGCACGTCGTGGAGTACGCGAACGCGCTGCAGACGTTTCCCCGGCACCTCGGCATCCACTCCGGCGGCATGGTCATCTGCGACCGCCCGGTGATCGAGGTGTGCCCGGTCGAGTGGGGGCGGATGGCCGGCCGCAGCGTGCTCCAGTGGGACAAGGACGACTGCGCGAGCGTCGGCCTGGTCAAGTTCGACCTGCTCGGGCTCGGCATGCTGTCCGCGCTGCACTACGCGTACGACATGATCGAACTTGATCTTGATTTGAGCGCGATGGTGCTGGACGACCCCGAGGTCTACGACATGCTGTGCCGCGCGGACTCGGTGGGCGTGTTCCAGGTGGAGAGCCGCGCGCAGATGGCCACGCTGCCCAGGCTCAAGCCGCGCACGTTCTACGACCTGGTGATCGAGGTGGCGCTGATCCGGCCGGGCCCGATCCAGGGCGGGTCGGTGCACCCGTACATCCGGCGCAAGAACGGTAGGGAGAAGATCGAGTATCCGCACCCGCTGATGCGGAACGCGCTGGAGAAGACGCTCGGCGTGCCGCTGTTCCAGGAGCAGCTGATGCAGCTGGCGATCGACGTGGCCGGGTTCGACGCCGGCGAGGCCGACCAGCTGCGGCGCGCAATGGGCTCGAAGCGCTCAGCCGAGCGGATGGAACGGCTGAAGGCCCGGCTGTACGCGGGGATGGCCGAGCGCGGGATCGGTGGCGAACTGGCCGACGATCTCTACGTGAAGCTGTCCGCGTTCGCCAGCTTCGGCTTCCCGGAGAGCCACGCGATGAGCTTCGCCTATCTGGTGTACGCGAGCGCGTGGCTGAAGCGGTACCACCCGGCCGCGTTCTGCGCCGCGCTGCTGAACGCGCAGCCGATGGGCTTCTACTCGCCGCAGTCGCTGGTCGACGACGCGCGGCGGCACGGCGTGGAGGTGCGCCGGCCGGACATCAACCACAGCGGCGCGATGGCGGCGCTGGAGTCCACGCCGCGCACGGTCTGGGGCGGGGGCGGCCCGGGGGCGCCGCCGCACTCCTGGGGCCTGGGCGGCCCCGCGATACGTCTCGGGCTGTCCGGCGTGCGGTCGATCTCGCCCGAGGTGGCCACCGCGATCGAGGAGGAGCGCCGCCGCAACGGGCTCTATCTCGATATCGCGGACCTGTCGCGCCGGGTGGGCCTCAGCGCCGGGCATCTGGAGGCGCTGGCCACGGCGGACGCGTTCGCCGGGTTCGGGATGGATCGCCGCGCCGCGCTCTGGGCCGCCGGTGCCGCTGCGCAGGACCGGCCGGACCGGCTGCCGATGGGCGCGCCCGAGGCGCCACCGCTGCCCGGCATGGAAGCGGTCGACCGGCTCTACGCGGACGTCTGGGCCACCGGCCTGTCCCCGGAGAGCCACCCGGTGCGGTTCATCCGGGAGCGGCTGGCCGCGGCCGGTGCGGTGCCGATCGTGCGGCTCAAGCGGATCGACGCCGGCACCCGCGTGCTGGCCGGCGGCATCGTCACCCACCGGCAGCGTCCGGCGACCGCGGGTGGTGTCACGTTCATCAACCTGGAGGACGAGACCGGCATGCTCAACGTCACCTGCTCGCCGGGGCTGTGGGTGCGCTACCGGAAGGTGGCACGGACCAGTTCGGCGCTGCTCGTGCGCGGCGTCCTGGAGAAGGCCGAGGGCGTCATCAACCTGGTCGCGGACCGTCTGGAGGCGGTGGAGGCGCCGGTCTCACCGCCATCCCGGGATTTCCGTTAA